In the genome of Osmerus mordax isolate fOsmMor3 chromosome 15, fOsmMor3.pri, whole genome shotgun sequence, one region contains:
- the lrrc31 gene encoding leucine-rich repeat-containing protein 31, whose protein sequence is MELADGQRGREAGPRRSPFDLIMNQIRRKRPGSDKKGSGRFLSRQSDGGGIPEDRETEEREEKQKGEGTDPAESVETLYDGGWGRVCVFVQRLGKRPDSRSLSLAHCDLTATDTLELGTLLPCLPQLEEMDLSWNELIGGSLRALTSHLLHVGGLRTLKLCSCRLNADDISALGGTLEHVPLLEVLDLSWNVGIGGGTLEGLLGKFRPTLKELHLVACQLTAADASTLGRIISGLPKLCVLDISCNPLLAEAEEGGAEEGGPGGIGMGDLVPFLSHCPSLTTLRLHSCGLTPNTINIFGGSLRYLPSLRELDLSCNKKLSGGLTLLAPHLTHLPHLESLSLHLCYLTHTDLASLIQVLPSLSELTKLDVSSNKEAGGVVQPLVSALPLLQMRQLPLNSCSLTEDSFTALALAIPHLRHVDVSWCKVAGGRLALLLEALQPGVLQELHLSSCDLTTDDLLQLGVVCKHGCLSSVRVLDLSYNGGVGPEGWVGLFGAGGLGSLEDVDLSLRPLTSACSAAWLPSLLSALPRLPALVRLGMQRWTLTNQGRDQLNHALRKRAVLLEWDTPISTPSPNQDRLDEMQSEE, encoded by the exons ATGGAACTTGCTG ATGGACAGCGGGGACGGGAGGCGGGTCCGAGGCGCTCGCCCTTCGACCTCATCATGAATCAGATCCGCAGGAAGCGCCCCGGCTCTGATAAGAAGGGTTCCGGTCGCTTCCTGTCTCGCCAGTCAGATGGCGGGGGGATtcctgaggacagagagaccgaagagagggaggagaagcagaaaggagaggggactg ACCCAGCAGAGTCAGTGGAGACGCTGTATGATGGAGGatggggccgtgtgtgtgtgttcgtgcagaGGCTGGGAAAGAGACCAGACAGCAGAAGTCTGAGTCTGGCTCACTGTGATCTCACTGCTACAGACACACTGGAGCTAG GTACACTACTGCCATGCTTGCCTCAGTTGGAAGAGATGGACCTGTCATGGAACGAACTGATAGGAGGGTCTCTTCGGGCcttgacctctcacctcctgCATGTGGGCGGGCTCAGAACTCTGAAGCTCTGCAGCTGTAGGCTGAATGCCGATGACATCAGTGCTCTAG gggggaCTCTGGAGCATGTGCCCTTACTGGAGGTGTTGGACTTGTCTTGGAACGTTGGGATTGGGGGAGGAACTTTGGAAGGCCTACTGGGTAAATTCCGCCCAACACTGAAAGAGCTACATCTGGTTGCCTGCCAGCTTACTGCAGCTGATGCCTCTACATTGG GTAGGATAATTAGTGGTCTtccaaaactgtgtgtgttggacatTTCCTGTAACCCTCTACTGGctgaggcggaggaggggggggcagaggaaggggggccagggggaatAGGGATGGGGGATCttgtcccctttctctctcactgtccctctctcacaaCACTCCGATTACATTCATGCGGTCTGACACCAAACACCATTAACATTTTTG GTGGTTCGCTCCGCTATCTCCCCTCCCTGCGTGAGTTAGATCTGTCCTGTAACAAGAAGCTGTCAGGAGGGTTAACCCTTCTGGCACCTCACCTGACCCACCTTCCACACCTGGAGAGCCTAAGTCTACACCTCtgctatctcacacacacagacctggcttCCCtga TCCAGgtgctcccctccctgtctgagCTGACCAAGCTTGACGTGTCGTCCAATAAGGAGGCAGGGGGCGTGGTCCAGCCTCTAGTCTCCGCCCTGCCTCTCCTACAGATGAGACAGCTCCCTCTCAACAGCTGCAGCCTGACCGAGGACTCATTCACTGCACTGG cgcTGGCGATACCACACCTAAGACACGTTGACGTGTCGTGGTGtaaggtggcgggggggcggctCGCCCTGCTGTTGGAGGCCCTGCAGCCGGGCGTTCTTCAGGAGCTGCACCTGAGCAGCTGTGACCTCACCACAGACGACCTGCTTCAGctag GGGTTGTGTGTAAGCATGGCTGTCTCTCCTCCGTCCGTGTTCTGGACCTTTCCTATAACGGCGGTGTGGGGCCGGAGGGTTGGGTGGGGTTGTTCGGAGCAGGGGGCCTGGGGTCCCTGGAGGATGTTGACCTCAGCCtacgacctttgacctctgcctGCTCTGCGGCCTGGTTGCCCTCCCTGCTGTCCGCTCTGCCTCGCCTCCCAGCGCTGGTGCGCCTCGGCATGCAGCGATGGACACTCACCAATCaggggagagaccagctaaACCATGCCCTCAGGAAGAGGGCTGTCCTATTGGAGTGGGACACACCCATATCAACGCCATCACCCAATCAGGACAGGCTGGATGAGATGCAGTCAGAGGAGTGA
- the lrrc34 gene encoding leucine-rich repeat-containing protein 34, with product MSGISQAYSVVCTEHKLQTNPYILDVLQETEGRIGNLTIKLTGNDRLRRVQKLTDNDALALSRALRNNQSVTGLDVRYNSLTDEGARHLADLLQENAALQCLDLMCNDIQADGAQLIAKSLLHNGALVSLRLTGNKIGNKGAMHFASMLQVNTTLQELDVADCDLGTQSVIAFAIMLNNNKSLCSVNVSRPLLFSQQDETAVHMSRMLVVNQTLRELHLGKMGMSDFGVERLAEALGTNHSLRYLDLRCNRVSRDGAKCLAELLKRNATLEILDLSSNRIEDDGALYLSEAVALPGCSLRALSVPSNNIGSEGLVALARAMQSSSTLTHIYIWGNRLYQPVCQAFNSLIASGRLPAAHTDVSVYEVDGRLCLAEVFHGLRRHYYWTPSYGLDGDPASNSALALTGGTSPDPATNLALPRSDVQPALPLAPQLVLSPNTL from the exons ATGAGTGGTATTTCACAGGCGTACTCTGTTGTCTGCACAGAGCACAAACTGCAAACAAATCCATACATATTAGACGTTTTGCAAGAGACGGAAGGAAGAATTGG AAATCTAACCATCAAATTGACGGGAAACGACCGCCTGAGACGGGTTCAGAAATTGACTGACAATGACGCCCTGGCTCTTTCAAGAGCTCTCCGAAACAACCAGTCAGTGACAG GTCTGGATGTCCGGTACAACAGCCTCACAGATGAAGGTGCAAGGCATCTTGCTGACCTCCTACAG GAGAATGCAGCCCTGCAATGCCTGGACTTGATGTGTAATGACATACAAGCGGACGGAGCTCAGCTCATTGCCAAGAGTCTACTG CATAATGGTGCGCTGGTGTCCTTGAGGCTGACTGGGAATAAGATAGGGAACAAAGGAGCCATGCACTTTGCCAGCATGCTGCAGGTCAACACTACCCTACAGGAGCTGGACGTAGCTGACTGTGACCTG ggaaCTCAAAGTGTAATAGCATTTGCCATTATGCTGAACAACAACAAGAGCCTTTGTTCTGTCAACGTCAGCCGACCCCTGCTTTTCAGTCAGCAG gaCGAGACAGCGGTGCACATGTCCCGCATGCTGGTGGTCAACCAGACCCTCCGGGAGCTCCACCTGGGGAAGATGGGAATGTCTGACTTTGGTGTGGAGAGGCTGGCAGAGGCCCTTGGGACTAACCACAGCCTACGATACCTGGACCTGCGctg TAACCGTGTGAGCCGTGACGGGGCGAAGTGTCTCGCCGAGCTTCTGAAGCGGAACGCTACTTTGGAGATCCTCGATCTGTCCTCCAATCGTATCGAAGATGACGGAGCCCTGTACCTGAGCGAGGCTGTGGCTCTGCCCGGCTGCAGCCTGAGAGC GCTGTCCGTTCCCAGTAACAACATTGGCAGTGAGGGTCTTGTGGCTCTGGCCCGTGCCATGCAGAGCAGtagcaccctcacacacatctatatCTGGGGCAACCGCTtataccagcctgtctgtcag GCGTTCAACAGTCTGATAGCCAGTGGACGCTTACCGGCGGCCCACACCGATGTGAGCGTGTACGAGGTGGACGGGCGGCTGTGTCTGGCTGAGGTTTTCCACGGTCTGCGGAGACACTACTACTGGACGCCCAGCTACGGCCTGGACGGAGACCCGGCCAGCAACTCTGCCCTCGCTCTCACAGGAGGAACAAGCCCTGACCCAGCCACGAACCTGGCCCTTCCACGCTCCGACGTCCAGCCAGCGCTCCCCTTGGCCCCCCAGCTTGTACTGAGTCCTAACACCCTGTGA